From the genome of Marixanthomonas ophiurae, one region includes:
- a CDS encoding DUF262 domain-containing protein, with product MSFQTPITISDAIEKIDSNQFLLPAIQREFIWNHSKIEWLFDSIMRNYPISSFLFWKVEETTSKGYRFYKFINEYRERYKTHNEEISTNGISSFNAVLDGQQRLTSLYLGLKGSFGYKEYRRKWEDTEWSIPTRHLYLNITTELQDEEDGRIYEFSFLEKSETEESEIYEANEQKWFKVGAILNYTEDEAFDEFVEEFESSFSRKAIRQLRRTIMEKPIINYFLEKDQSLDKALNIFIRINSGGEPLNFSDLLMSIAVANWTKKDARKEIHKLVDSIRDKGFSISKDLILKSFLYLYSRDIKFRVTNFSKGNAKDFETEWEKIRDSILSTFDLIKTFGFTDYTLTSKNSVIPIIYYLYHKNIYRDYSTKIEFKEDRESIKKWLHIVLIKRIFGGTSDSVLSQIRRTFTDNVVEMKIKPEITSFPVNSIFNHIRKDTSVGDEFIEEVLFTQKDNQYAFSILSLLYPDLDYRNNNFHKDHIHSAFEFNNLEASDKESYGWHTYNSIYNLQMLDANENMSKSNMNLLDWVEKETNENNRTQFLNAHLIPDVDLNLNEYGNFHEKRKALLLDKMKTLLSEKTVSV from the coding sequence ATGTCATTTCAAACCCCTATAACCATTTCTGATGCAATCGAAAAAATAGACTCAAATCAGTTTTTACTTCCAGCCATACAACGAGAATTCATTTGGAATCACTCTAAAATTGAATGGCTTTTTGATTCAATAATGAGAAATTATCCAATCAGTTCTTTTCTATTTTGGAAAGTAGAAGAAACCACGTCAAAAGGATATAGATTCTACAAGTTCATAAATGAGTATCGCGAACGATATAAAACCCACAATGAGGAAATTTCAACAAATGGTATCAGTTCTTTTAATGCGGTCTTAGATGGTCAGCAAAGATTAACTTCTTTATATCTTGGGTTAAAAGGTAGTTTCGGTTATAAAGAGTACCGTAGAAAGTGGGAAGATACAGAATGGAGTATTCCAACGCGCCATTTGTATTTGAACATTACAACTGAACTTCAAGACGAGGAAGATGGCAGAATATACGAATTTAGTTTTCTTGAAAAATCTGAAACAGAAGAATCTGAAATTTACGAAGCGAATGAACAAAAATGGTTTAAGGTAGGTGCAATTTTAAATTATACCGAGGATGAAGCTTTTGATGAGTTTGTAGAAGAATTTGAAAGTAGCTTTTCCCGGAAAGCAATAAGACAGCTAAGGCGAACCATAATGGAAAAGCCTATAATTAATTATTTCCTTGAAAAAGACCAAAGTTTAGATAAGGCGCTAAACATTTTTATCAGGATAAATAGTGGTGGCGAACCTTTAAATTTTTCAGATTTATTAATGTCTATTGCAGTTGCAAACTGGACAAAAAAAGATGCGCGTAAAGAGATTCATAAACTTGTAGATAGTATAAGAGATAAGGGTTTTTCAATATCCAAAGACCTAATACTTAAATCCTTTCTTTATTTGTACAGTCGAGATATTAAGTTTAGGGTTACAAACTTTTCCAAAGGTAACGCAAAGGATTTTGAGACAGAATGGGAAAAGATTAGAGATTCAATCCTATCCACATTTGATTTAATAAAAACTTTCGGATTTACGGATTACACTTTGACTTCCAAGAACTCTGTAATCCCTATCATTTATTATTTGTACCACAAGAATATTTATAGAGATTATTCAACTAAGATAGAGTTCAAAGAGGACAGAGAATCGATAAAAAAATGGCTTCACATAGTGTTGATTAAGAGGATTTTTGGTGGAACATCAGATTCAGTTTTATCTCAAATAAGAAGGACTTTCACGGACAATGTAGTTGAAATGAAAATTAAGCCAGAGATTACTTCTTTTCCTGTCAATTCTATTTTTAATCATATAAGAAAGGATACGAGCGTTGGCGATGAATTTATAGAAGAAGTACTTTTCACACAGAAAGACAATCAGTATGCTTTTTCTATTCTCTCTCTATTATATCCAGATTTAGATTATAGAAATAATAATTTTCATAAAGACCATATACATTCTGCATTTGAGTTTAATAATCTTGAAGCTTCCGACAAAGAAAGCTATGGATGGCACACTTACAATTCTATCTATAACCTTCAAATGTTAGATGCCAATGAGAATATGTCCAAGAGTAATATGAATCTGTTGGATTGGGTTGAGAAAGAAACAAATGAAAATAATAGAACTCAATTTTTGAACGCTCATTTAATTCCAGATGTCGATTTGAATTTGAATGAATATGGAAATTTCCACGAAAAAAGGAAGGCACTATTATTGGATAAAATGAAAACCTTACTAAGCGAAAAAACTGTTAGCGTATAG
- a CDS encoding RES domain-containing protein yields MTVENVKKAITLLEAINPENEYAYEKAVLAYLTIGRLPVLQYEIPAKSVFFRTRTHEDDDLFPLISDISITPNKFVKDFARCNRPFQSKFYCSENRPTSFAELVEYWSDTKDFGDKVYVTIGRWQLKKPLIGIIVTTPDKDHRISEFDKEHGAAMETFIEQSDPEIREATILFYRFLFEKFRKSAKNDRKTYIITTAYCNVALAHSEGKVDGIYYPSVPFGEQGINFAINSDYILGNNLELTHILRNELTVSKNENGKHGFTETGKVEASGFDIENNLISW; encoded by the coding sequence ATGACTGTTGAAAATGTAAAAAAAGCTATTACTTTATTGGAAGCGATAAATCCAGAAAATGAGTACGCTTACGAAAAAGCGGTTTTAGCCTATTTAACCATAGGAAGGCTTCCAGTTTTACAATATGAAATTCCTGCCAAATCAGTATTTTTCAGAACACGCACCCACGAAGACGATGATTTATTTCCATTAATATCCGACATCTCAATAACACCAAATAAATTTGTCAAAGATTTTGCGAGATGTAATAGACCTTTTCAGTCTAAATTCTACTGTTCAGAAAATAGACCTACTTCATTTGCTGAGTTAGTCGAGTATTGGTCTGATACAAAAGATTTTGGCGATAAAGTTTACGTTACAATTGGGCGTTGGCAATTAAAGAAACCCTTAATCGGAATTATAGTAACGACACCCGATAAAGACCATAGAATTTCGGAGTTCGACAAAGAACACGGAGCAGCTATGGAAACTTTCATTGAACAAAGTGACCCTGAAATAAGAGAAGCTACAATCTTATTTTATAGATTTCTTTTCGAGAAGTTCAGGAAATCTGCAAAAAATGACCGAAAAACATATATTATAACAACAGCCTATTGCAACGTGGCTCTTGCTCATTCCGAGGGTAAAGTAGATGGAATTTATTATCCAAGTGTACCTTTTGGCGAACAAGGAATCAATTTTGCGATTAATTCAGATTATATTTTAGGAAATAATCTTGAACTCACACATATCCTGAGAAATGAGTTAACCGTTTCCAAAAATGAAAACGGAAAACACGGATTTACCGAAACTGGAAAAGTAGAAGCTTCAGGATTTGATATCGAAAATAATTTAATAAGCTGGTAA
- a CDS encoding DEAD/DEAH box helicase, giving the protein MIQEKKRYDTKDLILKVNQFYNQSELPLPYWDRFLDALCGTREYQKKAIRSSVIYLASKEYTNIQDLVSKNHYQNPQLRERYPELADYHRKLQLPSKLSATIDLATGTGKSYVMYGIAQILLGLGLVKRVLVLCPSTTIEKELHKKFLALVSDPILKETIPPSAIIRNPSIVDGSVTVDEGAICIENVHAVYERTGSSIEDSFGFKRGFDTVVLNDETHHIYNKISGNTTEARGLKIWKKFLLDDGYNFKYMLGFTGTAYIGNDYFNDVIYRYSLREAVDEKFVKKINYVSEDDSINEDQRFQKIYQNHSNNKVTYKNVKPLTILVTNNITNAKRLETRLVEFLMLEEGLEEQEVRDKLVMTVTSDKVHKHNVIRLEEVDEQDSTVEWIVSVSMLTEGWDVKNVFQIVPMEERAFNSKLLISQVLGRGLRVPPEYINNAEVTIFNHSSWGSKIKGLVDEVLELEMRLESSNLIDGDRSKFHFELYNIDYNKIEKAVENNSKEKEFNYKGIINLESSVDQVSQETTYTNLASDYKSVEYKIKNRMTPIKEIVDKIYHEFQTREWEGVTLKLQEGQYTKNNLPPKEEITKLIRRSMDKVGLEGDELNEKNKRNIFSSFNTLLRRKNKSLELVRIAQKPFVISTKERIKETLSIGNLRHNSTVMYSNNYNEEVKDTDVLNFLQEVIDDGTFPRNATLQANSYDFKTPVDLAFLNATPERKFAEKLVRNENSKALDAWLKSTNQSFYTIEYSLSSKSGNHTKQGKFNPDFFVKTSDTEIEYITVVEIKDDQDYSDLNKAKFKWATIHFQELNKQLEENNVNQRYNFHFLSPENYDDFFEYLRNGKLVQGLFTSNLDKELST; this is encoded by the coding sequence ATGATTCAGGAAAAAAAGCGATACGACACAAAAGATTTAATATTAAAAGTAAATCAATTTTATAATCAAAGCGAGCTACCACTTCCTTATTGGGATAGGTTTTTGGATGCACTTTGTGGAACAAGGGAATACCAAAAGAAAGCCATAAGAAGTTCAGTCATTTACTTGGCATCCAAAGAGTATACTAATATTCAAGACTTGGTTTCTAAAAATCATTATCAAAATCCTCAATTACGGGAGAGATATCCTGAGCTTGCAGATTACCACCGTAAGCTACAGTTACCTTCAAAGTTATCTGCGACAATAGACCTTGCTACAGGAACGGGAAAAAGTTACGTAATGTATGGCATAGCACAAATCTTATTAGGTTTAGGCTTGGTCAAAAGAGTACTCGTCTTGTGTCCATCAACGACAATTGAAAAAGAACTGCATAAAAAGTTTTTAGCCTTGGTTTCTGACCCAATTCTAAAAGAAACAATTCCGCCATCTGCAATTATTAGAAATCCGAGTATAGTTGATGGAAGTGTTACCGTGGATGAAGGTGCCATTTGTATTGAAAATGTCCACGCTGTTTACGAAAGGACAGGTTCATCAATTGAAGATAGTTTTGGTTTCAAAAGAGGTTTTGACACGGTAGTTTTGAATGATGAAACCCATCACATTTATAATAAGATTTCAGGTAATACTACAGAAGCAAGAGGGTTAAAAATATGGAAGAAATTTTTATTGGACGATGGTTATAATTTTAAATATATGCTTGGTTTTACAGGTACAGCATATATAGGGAATGATTACTTCAATGACGTTATTTACAGATACTCTTTACGAGAAGCTGTTGATGAAAAATTTGTTAAGAAGATTAATTATGTTTCAGAGGATGATAGCATAAACGAAGACCAAAGATTTCAGAAAATATATCAGAACCATAGCAATAATAAAGTTACTTACAAAAATGTAAAACCATTAACAATTCTGGTAACAAACAATATTACAAATGCCAAAAGACTTGAAACACGATTGGTTGAATTTTTAATGCTGGAAGAAGGTTTGGAAGAACAAGAGGTTCGGGATAAATTGGTTATGACGGTAACTTCAGATAAGGTACATAAGCATAATGTAATTCGTTTAGAGGAAGTAGATGAACAAGACTCTACTGTAGAATGGATTGTGTCCGTTTCTATGCTTACAGAGGGATGGGATGTTAAGAATGTATTCCAAATAGTCCCTATGGAAGAAAGAGCTTTTAATTCAAAATTATTGATTTCTCAGGTTTTAGGTAGAGGACTAAGAGTGCCGCCTGAATATATAAATAATGCAGAAGTTACAATATTTAACCATTCATCTTGGGGCTCAAAAATTAAAGGATTGGTAGATGAAGTACTGGAGTTAGAAATGCGATTGGAGAGTTCTAACTTAATCGATGGCGATAGGAGTAAATTTCATTTTGAACTTTACAATATAGATTACAACAAAATTGAAAAAGCGGTAGAAAACAACAGTAAAGAGAAAGAGTTTAATTATAAAGGTATCATAAACTTAGAATCTTCGGTAGACCAAGTAAGTCAGGAAACAACATATACCAACCTTGCGAGTGATTATAAGAGTGTAGAGTACAAGATTAAAAATAGAATGACACCAATTAAGGAAATCGTTGATAAAATCTATCACGAGTTTCAGACGAGAGAATGGGAAGGTGTTACACTTAAATTACAAGAAGGTCAATACACAAAAAACAACCTTCCGCCCAAAGAAGAGATTACAAAGCTGATAAGGCGTTCTATGGATAAGGTTGGTCTGGAAGGAGATGAATTGAACGAAAAGAATAAACGAAATATTTTTTCTTCATTCAATACGCTTCTAAGACGAAAAAATAAATCGCTTGAATTAGTCAGAATAGCGCAAAAGCCCTTTGTTATCTCAACTAAAGAAAGAATAAAGGAAACATTGTCAATAGGGAATTTACGCCATAATTCTACGGTTATGTATTCAAATAATTACAATGAAGAAGTTAAAGACACAGACGTCTTAAACTTTTTGCAGGAAGTAATTGATGATGGAACTTTTCCTCGTAATGCTACTTTGCAGGCAAATAGTTATGATTTTAAAACACCGGTAGATTTAGCGTTCCTTAACGCAACACCTGAAAGAAAATTTGCTGAAAAATTGGTTAGGAATGAAAATTCCAAAGCCTTGGATGCTTGGCTAAAATCAACTAATCAAAGCTTCTATACTATTGAGTATTCGCTATCAAGTAAATCAGGAAACCATACAAAACAGGGCAAATTCAATCCAGACTTTTTTGTTAAAACCTCAGATACGGAAATAGAATATATTACCGTTGTCGAGATTAAAGATGACCAAGACTATTCTGATTTAAATAAAGCAAAATTTAAATGGGCGACCATTCATTTTCAGGAATTAAATAAACAACTTGAAGAAAATAATGTGAATCAACGCTATAATTTTCATTTCCTAAGTCCTGAGAATTATGATGATTTCTTTGAATATTTGAGAAATGGTAAATTGGTTCAAGGCCTATTTACGAGTAATTTGGATAAAGAATTGAGTACATAG